A stretch of Candidatus Brocadiaceae bacterium DNA encodes these proteins:
- a CDS encoding DUF2283 domain-containing protein, which yields MKIRYFSDTDTALIEFSNVPVFETKEISENLYIDLDEKGNLVSMTIEHAKEKAGISEVSFLQMEKTST from the coding sequence ATGAAAATTCGTTATTTCTCAGATACAGATACAGCGTTGATTGAGTTTTCAAATGTACCTGTCTTTGAGACAAAAGAAATATCAGAAAACCTTTACATTGACTTGGATGAAAAGGGCAATCTTGTCAGCATGACCATTGAACATGCGAAGGAAAAAGCAGGCATATCAGAAGTTTCTTTTTTACAAATGGAAAAGACAAGTACTTAA